One Paralichthys olivaceus isolate ysfri-2021 chromosome 21, ASM2471397v2, whole genome shotgun sequence genomic window carries:
- the LOC109642192 gene encoding somatostatin receptor type 2 — translation MVASSLLDTDDNHTYVDERFYFEDNIDAFGITMAILYPVVCILGLAGNSLVIIAILKLDKMSSSTTVYVFNLALADGLFMVGLPFIASQNFQNRWVFGDMACKVVMVLDGINQFTSVFCLTVMSIDRYMALADPLRFARWRTPRCAKVVSAFLWLFSLLTILPMALHFSADKGLCIPELVSDTWWLGILSYTFVMGFALPFTMMIASYAALLLTLRLQRLRTSIPNQESHRLEQQVTRMVVAVVVVFGVCWLPFYTFNFCSLYQSGLVLTFARAFECMVLLSYSWSCANPILYACLSDTFRRHFRTLLCPVAKSSPSMQCNTERYDLNDTGVRDVTILA, via the coding sequence ATGGTCGCCTCCTCTCTGTTGGACACAGATGACAATCACACTTACGTGGATGAGCGTTTTTACTTTGAGGACAATATTGATGCGTTTGGCATCACTATGGCCATTCTCTACCCCGTGGTTTGCATCCTGGGACTAGCTGGGAATTCCCTTGTCATCATTGCCATTTTGAAATTAGACAAAATGTCATCGTCCACAACAGTGTACGTTTTCAACCTGGCCCTGGCCGATGGACTCTTCATGGTCGGTCTGCCATTTATAGCGAGCCAGAACTTCCAGAACCGCTGGGTGTTCGGTGACATGGCGTGCAAAGTGGTCATGGTGCTGGATGGCATCAACCAGTTCACCAGTGTCTTCTGCCTGACAGTGATGAGCATCGACCGCTACATGGCGCTGGCCGACCCGCTTCGGTTTGCGCGCTGGAGAACGCCACGCTGCGCCAAGGTCGTTTCGGCTTTCCTGTGGCTGTTCTCGCTCCTCACCATTCTCCCCATGGCGCTTCACTTCTCGGCAGATAAAGGCCTTTGCATACCAGAGCTCGTCTCGGACACCTGGTGGCTGGGCATCCTCTCTTACACCTTTGTCATGGGATTTGCTCTGCCATTCACGATGATGATCGCATCCTACGCAGCGCTCCTGCTCACCCTGCGGCTCCAGCGACTCAGGACATCGATACCAAACCAAGAGAGCCACCGGCTGGAGCAACAGGTCACCAGAatggtggtggcggtggtggtcgtgtttggtgtgtgttggCTGCCGTTTTACACCTTCAACTTCTGCTCCCTGTATCAAAGTGGTCTGGTCCTGACTTTCGCCAGAGCCTTTGAGTGCATGGTCCTTTTGTCGTACTCATGGAGTTGTGCTAACCCCATTCTCTACGCCTGCCTCTCCGACACCTTCAGGAGGCACTTCCGCACCCTCCTCTGCCCCGTGGCCAAGTCATCTCCCAGCATGCAGTGCAACACTGAACGGTATGACTTGAATGACACAGGGGTGCGGGACGTCACCATACTGGCATAG
- the sstr2a gene encoding somatostatin receptor type 2: MALDQWPFLSTPPNTSILEPLLYNSYIQGNLSDLALNISETRERHQDKTSSVVITFIYFMVCSVGLCGNTLVIYVILRYAKMKTVTNIYILNLAVADVLCMMSLPFIALQLALVHWPFGEALCRVIMTVDSLNQFTSIFCLMLMSIDRYLAVVHPIKSTKWRKPRVAKLINLTVWGVSLLVILPTMIFSGLDKVPVCGIVWPEPQDVYYTAFIFYTFFIGFFLPLAVICMCYLLIIIKVKSSGMRVGSTKRKRSERKVTRMVSIVVAVFVLCWLPFYIFNVTSVTSSISPTSAVKSTFDFVVVLGYANSCANPILYAFLSDNFKKSFQKVLCLKKVAGLDEIERSDSRADRSRMVIDAVNNANLETHNAALLNCELQTSI; encoded by the exons ATGGCCTTGGATCAGTGGCCCTTCCTCTCGACTCCCCCAAACACCTCCATCCTCGAGCCCCTCCTGTACAACAGCTACATTCAAGGGAATTTGTCCGACCTGGCCCTGAACATCTCAGAGACCAGAGAGCGTCACCAGGACAAGACCAGCTCTGTGGTCATCACCTTCATCTATTTCATGGTGTGCTCCGTGGGGCTCTGTGGCAACACCCTGGTCATCTATGTAATCCTGCGTTACGCCAAAATGAAGACAGTCACCAACATCTACATCCTGAACCTGGCAGTCGCAGATGTTTTGTGCATGATGAGCCTGCCATTCATTGCCCTGCAGCTCGCGCTGGTACACTGGCCCTTCGGAGAAGCTCTTTGCAGAGTGATCATGACTGTAG ACTCTCTCAATCAGTTCACCAGCATCTTCTGTCTGATGCTGATGAGCATCGATCGATACTTGGCCGTGGTCCACCCCATTAAATCTACGAAATGGCGGAAGCCCCGTGTAGCCAAGCTAATTAACCTGACAGTCTGGGGTGTGTCGCTGTTGGTCATTCTGCCAACTATGATCTTCAGTGGCCTGGACAAGGTGCCAGTATGTGGCATCGTGTGGCCGGAGCCCCAGGACGTCTATTACACAGCCTTCATATTCTACACCTTTTTCATTGGTTTCTTCTTGCCCCTGGCAGTCATATGTATGTGCTACCTGCTTATTATAATCAAG GTGAAGTCGTCTGGCATGAGAGTGGGCTCCACCAAGCGCAAGCGCTCAGAGCGCAAGGTGACAAGGATGGTGTCCATTGTGGTGGCCGTGTTCGTGCTCTGCTGGCTGCCGTTCTACATCTTCAACGTCACCTCTGTCACCAGCTCCATCAGCCCCACCTCTGCTGTGAAGAGCACCTTCGACTTTGTGGTGGTCCTCGGCTACGCCAACAGCTGCGCGAACCCCATCCTGTATGCCTTCCTGTCGGACAACTTCAAGAAGAGCTTTCAGAAAGTTCTGTGTCTGAAAAAGGTGGCGGGCCTGGACGAGATAGAGCGCAGCGACAGCAGGGCGGACAGGAGCAGGATGGTCATCGATGCAGTGAACAACGCCAACTTGGAGACTCACAATGCCGCCCTGCTCAACTGCGAGCTTCAGACCAGCATCTGA